From Halotia branconii CENA392, the proteins below share one genomic window:
- a CDS encoding Uma2 family endonuclease, which translates to MLLKLQQIIVKPGQQMLLKDISWQQLENILEEMGDKRAARISYSHGWLEIMVPLPEHEKDKEIFGELVRILLDKLEVDFEPFGSTTLKNERMRQAVEPDTSFYIQNQAAVIGKNRIDLNIDLPPDLAIEIDITSRTRFENYEILGVPELWRYTQQGLEIFLLQESKYIKSQFSPNFPNISIIELVNEYVQQCLTIGRSQAMRNFRSWVKNNL; encoded by the coding sequence ATGCTTTTAAAACTACAACAAATTATCGTCAAACCAGGCCAACAAATGCTGCTCAAAGATATTAGTTGGCAGCAGTTAGAAAATATTTTAGAAGAAATGGGAGATAAGCGTGCCGCACGTATTTCTTATAGTCATGGCTGGTTAGAAATTATGGTTCCCTTACCAGAACACGAAAAAGATAAAGAAATCTTTGGCGAGTTAGTGAGAATTTTATTAGACAAACTTGAAGTTGATTTTGAGCCTTTTGGTTCTACAACCCTAAAAAATGAGCGAATGCGGCAAGCAGTAGAACCGGATACCAGTTTTTATATTCAAAATCAAGCTGCTGTCATTGGTAAAAATCGCATAGATTTAAATATAGATCTGCCACCAGATTTAGCTATTGAAATTGATATTACCTCCCGCACTCGATTTGAGAATTATGAAATTTTGGGAGTCCCTGAACTTTGGCGATATACACAACAAGGTTTAGAAATTTTTTTGTTACAAGAAAGCAAATATATAAAATCGCAATTTAGTCCTAATTTTCCTAATATTTCCATTATTGAATTAGTTAATGAGTATGTTCAACAGTGTTTAACAATTGGGAGAAGTCAAGCTATGCGTAATTTTAGAAGTTGGGTAAAGAATAATTTATAG
- a CDS encoding Uma2 family endonuclease, translating into MNIENNPAAVVEWQPPMPPTDLIFDDGEPLESNRHRIAMNVLIRSLQQAWADRNDFFTGGNMFIYYSSAQVRNRDFRGPDFFAVLNVDGNNSRQGWVVWEENGRYPDVIVELMSPSTATIDQGIKKDLYEQTFRTSDYFVYDPFDPNSLKGWHLDDNQQYQPLTPNERGWLWCKRLGFWLGTSEGTIDRETAVWLRFYDMAGNLVLLPEEAAAAQAQAAITQAEIAVAQAQAAVAR; encoded by the coding sequence ATGAATATTGAGAACAATCCAGCGGCTGTTGTAGAATGGCAACCCCCCATGCCACCAACAGATTTAATTTTTGATGATGGTGAACCCTTGGAATCAAATCGCCACCGTATTGCTATGAATGTTTTGATTAGGTCATTGCAACAAGCTTGGGCTGACCGTAATGATTTCTTCACTGGCGGCAATATGTTTATTTATTACAGCAGCGCCCAGGTTCGTAACCGTGATTTCCGCGGCCCAGATTTTTTTGCTGTTCTTAATGTTGACGGCAATAATTCAAGACAAGGCTGGGTAGTTTGGGAAGAAAACGGTCGTTATCCTGATGTGATTGTGGAATTGATGTCACCATCTACAGCAACCATAGATCAGGGTATTAAAAAAGATCTTTATGAACAAACTTTCCGCACCTCAGATTATTTTGTCTATGACCCCTTTGATCCTAATTCTTTAAAAGGGTGGCATTTAGATGATAATCAGCAGTACCAGCCTTTGACCCCGAATGAGCGCGGATGGCTATGGTGTAAGCGTTTAGGCTTTTGGTTGGGTACGAGTGAGGGAACAATAGATAGAGAAACAGCGGTGTGGTTACGGTTTTACGATATGGCTGGTAATTTGGTTTTGTTACCAGAAGAAGCCGCTGCTGCACAAGCACAAGCCGCAATTACACAGGCGGAAATTGCTGTTGCACAAGCACAAGCTGCTGTTGCTAGGTAA